One Paraburkholderia sp. HP33-1 genomic region harbors:
- a CDS encoding Lrp/AsnC family transcriptional regulator, producing the protein MSSDCKLDRIDLRILSQLQKKGRITNVELADAVGLSPSPCLIRVKRLEKAGYIIGYGAQIQLEKLGDVQIVFTEVTLADHRREDFIKFVNAIRDIDEIVECHLASGGYDYLLKFVTRSVSHYQSIVEGLLERDIGIAKYFSYVIIKSPFVKSHYPLETLFSQNHH; encoded by the coding sequence ATGAGCAGCGACTGTAAGCTAGACCGGATTGACCTGCGCATACTTTCCCAGTTGCAGAAGAAAGGCCGTATAACCAACGTCGAGCTTGCCGACGCGGTCGGGCTGTCGCCCAGTCCTTGCCTGATCCGGGTCAAGCGTCTGGAGAAAGCCGGCTACATCATCGGCTATGGTGCGCAGATCCAGCTCGAAAAGCTCGGCGACGTGCAGATCGTCTTCACCGAAGTCACGCTCGCCGACCATCGGCGGGAAGACTTCATCAAGTTCGTGAACGCGATTCGCGACATCGACGAGATCGTCGAGTGCCATCTGGCGAGCGGCGGCTATGACTATCTGCTGAAGTTCGTGACGCGCAGCGTGAGCCATTACCAGAGCATCGTGGAAGGTTTGCTGGAACGCGATATCGGTATCGCGAAGTACTTCAGCTACGTGATCATCAAGTCGCCGTTCGTGAAGAGTCATTACCCGCTCGAAACGTTGTTCTCGCAGAATCATCATTAG
- a CDS encoding LysR substrate-binding domain-containing protein, translating into MSVDPSPDLGDLRVFCEVARKASFSAAAEALSVSAAYVSKRINVLETTLGTRLLHRSTRRVAITEAGERVYTWAEKILDDVDQLVEDVSTTRRIPAGKLRISSSFGFGRRFVAPALARFSERYPQLSVRLDLFDRLVDVGGEGFDLDVRIGDEIAPHLIARRLASNHRVLCASPGYLARHGAPRQLAELSSHACLAIKERDHPFGLWRLTVRGEVVSIKVTGPLSTNHGEAAVQWALAGRGIVLRSMWDVRPLLESGQLQQVLPEVTQPANLWAVYPARLAQSAKVRVCLDFLSEEFAQWSPPADGDAER; encoded by the coding sequence ATGAGCGTTGACCCATCACCCGATCTCGGCGATTTGCGCGTGTTCTGTGAAGTGGCGCGCAAGGCCAGTTTCAGCGCGGCGGCGGAAGCCTTGTCGGTGTCCGCGGCGTATGTCAGCAAACGCATCAATGTGCTCGAGACAACGCTCGGTACGCGTTTGCTGCACCGTTCCACGCGGCGGGTGGCGATCACGGAAGCGGGCGAGCGAGTTTATACGTGGGCGGAAAAGATTCTCGACGACGTCGATCAGCTCGTGGAAGACGTCTCCACCACGCGCCGCATTCCCGCCGGCAAGCTGCGCATTTCCAGCAGCTTCGGCTTCGGCCGGCGCTTCGTCGCGCCTGCGCTTGCGCGCTTCTCCGAGCGCTATCCGCAGTTGAGCGTGCGGCTCGATCTGTTCGACCGTCTCGTCGACGTGGGCGGCGAAGGCTTCGACCTGGATGTGCGCATCGGCGACGAGATTGCGCCGCATCTGATCGCGCGGCGGCTCGCGTCGAATCATCGCGTGCTGTGTGCGTCGCCAGGCTACCTTGCGAGGCATGGCGCTCCGCGCCAGCTTGCAGAGCTTTCATCGCATGCGTGTCTTGCGATCAAGGAGCGCGACCATCCGTTCGGTCTATGGCGTTTGACAGTGCGCGGCGAGGTGGTCTCGATCAAGGTCACGGGACCGTTGTCGACCAATCATGGCGAGGCGGCGGTTCAGTGGGCGCTCGCCGGACGCGGCATCGTGCTGCGGTCGATGTGGGACGTGCGGCCGCTGCTCGAAAGCGGCCAGTTGCAGCAGGTACTGCCCGAGGTCACGCAACCGGCGAATCTGTGGGCGGTGTATCCGGCGCGGCTTGCGCAGTCAGCGAAGGTACGGGTTTGCCTGGACTTTCTGAGCGAGGAATTCGCGCAGTGGAGTCCACCGGCCGACGGAGATGCCGAGCGTTAA
- a CDS encoding aspartate aminotransferase family protein produces MPIQSLIEADRKHLIHPVINYRTHEAHGVTVLESASGAFLRDAAGNELLDAFSGLWCVNVGYGQQSIVDAATAQMQKLPYATGYFHFGSEPAIELAQKLIELSPASLQHVYFTLGGSDAVDSALRFITHYFNATGRPSKKHVIALQRGYHGSSTMGAGLTALPAFHRNFDLPLPNQHHLPSPYAYRNDFADDAALIAASVGALEAKVAELGADNVAAFFCEPIQGSGGVIVPPVGWLKAMRESCRKLGVLFVADEVITGFGRTGPLFACEGENVEPDLMTVAKGLTAGYAPMGAVLMSDEIYQGIADGDAEAVVGHGHTYSAHPVSAAIGLEVLRLYHEGGLLANGVARAPRFARGLDALLAHPLVGDSRYRGLLGALELVADKDSKARFDPALKLSERIAAAAYENRLVFRAFGDNILGFAPALSYTEAEFDLMFERLEKTLDDVLAQADVRAALKVKTHAAAC; encoded by the coding sequence ATGCCGATTCAATCGCTCATCGAAGCCGACCGCAAGCATCTGATTCACCCGGTCATCAACTACCGCACGCACGAAGCGCACGGCGTCACCGTGCTCGAATCCGCCAGTGGCGCGTTTCTGCGCGACGCGGCCGGCAACGAACTGCTCGACGCGTTCTCCGGACTATGGTGTGTGAACGTGGGCTACGGCCAGCAGAGCATTGTCGACGCAGCCACCGCGCAGATGCAGAAGCTGCCCTACGCGACCGGCTATTTCCATTTCGGCTCCGAGCCGGCAATCGAACTTGCACAAAAGCTGATCGAGCTGTCGCCTGCTTCGCTGCAACATGTGTACTTCACGCTTGGCGGTTCCGATGCGGTGGATTCGGCGCTGCGTTTCATCACGCATTACTTCAACGCGACGGGCCGTCCGTCGAAAAAGCACGTCATCGCACTGCAACGCGGCTATCACGGCTCGTCGACCATGGGCGCCGGGCTCACTGCCCTGCCCGCGTTTCACCGCAATTTCGATCTGCCGCTGCCGAACCAGCATCATCTGCCGTCGCCCTACGCGTACCGCAACGATTTCGCCGACGATGCCGCGCTGATCGCCGCCTCGGTGGGCGCGCTCGAAGCGAAGGTGGCCGAGCTCGGCGCCGACAACGTCGCCGCATTCTTCTGCGAGCCGATCCAGGGTTCGGGCGGAGTAATCGTGCCGCCAGTTGGCTGGCTCAAGGCGATGCGTGAAAGCTGCCGTAAGCTGGGCGTTCTGTTCGTCGCCGATGAGGTCATCACCGGATTCGGCCGCACGGGTCCGCTGTTCGCCTGCGAGGGCGAAAACGTCGAACCCGATCTCATGACGGTGGCCAAGGGCCTGACCGCCGGCTATGCGCCGATGGGCGCCGTGCTGATGTCGGACGAAATCTACCAGGGCATTGCGGACGGCGACGCCGAAGCGGTCGTCGGCCATGGCCATACGTATTCGGCGCATCCGGTGAGCGCGGCCATCGGCCTCGAGGTGCTGCGCCTGTATCACGAAGGCGGGCTGCTCGCGAACGGCGTGGCACGCGCGCCGCGTTTCGCGCGCGGGCTCGACGCGCTGCTCGCGCATCCGTTGGTAGGCGACTCGCGCTACCGCGGCCTGCTCGGCGCACTAGAACTCGTCGCCGACAAGGACAGCAAAGCGCGCTTCGATCCGGCGTTGAAACTGTCCGAACGGATCGCCGCCGCCGCGTATGAAAACCGCCTGGTTTTCCGCGCCTTCGGCGACAACATTCTCGGTTTCGCACCGGCGCTCTCGTACACCGAAGCCGAGTTCGATCTGATGTTCGAAAGGCTCGAAAAGACCCTCGATGACGTTCTCGCACAAGCCGACGTACGCGCCGCGTTGAAGGTCAAAACTCATGCGGCTGCATGCTAG